From Pseudanabaena sp. PCC 6802, one genomic window encodes:
- a CDS encoding 3-hydroxyacyl-CoA dehydrogenase/enoyl-CoA hydratase family protein, which produces MFKPFRTVAVLGAGVMGTQIAAHLANVGLTVHLLDLAAPGDRKNEIVETAFKKASKQSPPVLFTEQAARRIILGNFDENFDRVAKVDWIIEAVVEKLEVKQQLMARLDGSIRNDAIVSTNTSGLPIREIIQGCSEDLRQRFLGTHFFNPPRYLKLLELIPTVETAPEVLERLQWFGRIHLGKGIVVAKDTPNFIANRIAMFATMQGLYAIADRDYTIAEIDTLTGTLIGRPKSATFRTADLVGLDTLMYVANHLYTAVEDDERRDRFRVPDLLQKLVSSGRLGAKSGQGFYKKEQQQILALQPETLTYELPQPLDLGNLEAISSIENLGDRLRALYRDSGRGGAFFRRSTLELLSYCACRVPEITDNPAEIDRAMRWGFGWEIGSFEMWDRLGFHLVLTDMKADRLPVPAWIEIIAQTTEPGFYQFSPPTTQIYNPAQKQYLPLQQPEDEISIAALKADPGRILWQNSDATLLDLDDGVLLYEFHSKGNTLGYKVMEGLSAALQVLETKDYRGLVIGNDSANFSGGANLAEMGALAAAGDFEVIGKLLGEFQTTFQSIYYASKPIVAAVQGRALGGGCELVMACPQVVAAAETYIGLVELSVGLIPGAGGVMRMVARAAERAATDTAAHIQPFLKTAFETIAMAKVSSSASEAQALGFLPPKARIVMNGDRRLYVAKQEVINLARSGYLPPPERHAIVVLGRPALAQMELTAYTVHQGGAISEYDRYLANRLAYVMSGGNLSAPTPVRENYLLGLEREVFVPLLGQPKTQERIAYLLKHKKPLRN; this is translated from the coding sequence ATGTTTAAGCCATTTCGTACAGTAGCAGTTCTGGGTGCGGGAGTAATGGGTACTCAGATTGCCGCACACCTTGCCAATGTGGGGTTAACAGTACATCTCCTGGATCTGGCGGCACCGGGCGATCGCAAAAATGAGATTGTTGAAACCGCTTTCAAAAAGGCTTCAAAGCAGTCGCCGCCCGTATTATTTACGGAACAGGCAGCTCGGCGCATAATCTTGGGCAACTTTGACGAGAATTTCGATCGGGTGGCAAAGGTCGATTGGATTATTGAAGCAGTGGTCGAGAAATTGGAGGTTAAACAGCAGTTAATGGCTCGTCTCGATGGTTCGATCCGCAATGATGCCATTGTTTCTACTAACACCAGTGGTTTACCGATTCGCGAAATTATTCAAGGGTGTTCTGAGGATCTGCGTCAGCGTTTTTTGGGGACGCACTTCTTTAATCCTCCCCGCTATCTCAAATTGCTAGAATTAATCCCAACGGTAGAAACCGCACCTGAGGTATTGGAACGATTGCAGTGGTTTGGGAGAATCCATTTAGGTAAGGGAATTGTAGTTGCTAAGGATACTCCCAATTTCATTGCCAATCGCATTGCTATGTTCGCAACCATGCAGGGTTTGTACGCGATCGCCGATCGGGACTACACGATCGCTGAAATCGATACCCTAACTGGTACTTTAATTGGAAGACCAAAGTCTGCCACATTCCGCACTGCCGATCTGGTGGGGCTAGATACGTTGATGTACGTAGCCAACCACCTCTATACTGCTGTAGAAGATGACGAGAGGCGCGATCGCTTTCGCGTTCCCGACCTGCTCCAAAAGCTAGTAAGTAGCGGCAGACTGGGCGCAAAATCAGGTCAGGGATTTTATAAAAAGGAGCAACAGCAGATTCTGGCTTTGCAGCCGGAAACCCTGACCTACGAGCTGCCTCAACCATTGGATTTAGGCAATTTAGAAGCAATTAGTAGTATTGAGAATTTAGGCGATCGCCTGCGAGCCTTATATCGAGATTCTGGTAGAGGTGGTGCTTTCTTCCGGCGATCGACTTTGGAATTGCTCAGCTACTGCGCCTGTCGCGTTCCAGAAATTACCGACAATCCGGCGGAGATCGATCGGGCAATGCGATGGGGCTTTGGATGGGAAATTGGCTCATTTGAAATGTGGGATCGGCTGGGATTCCATCTCGTATTGACGGATATGAAGGCCGACCGCCTACCCGTGCCTGCTTGGATAGAAATAATAGCGCAGACAACAGAGCCTGGCTTCTATCAATTTTCTCCCCCGACAACACAGATCTATAATCCCGCACAAAAGCAATACCTGCCACTGCAACAACCCGAGGATGAAATTAGTATCGCTGCGCTAAAAGCCGATCCCGGTCGCATCCTTTGGCAAAACTCCGATGCCACGTTACTCGATCTCGATGATGGCGTTCTGCTATACGAATTCCACTCAAAAGGCAATACATTGGGCTACAAGGTAATGGAAGGTTTATCTGCTGCCTTGCAGGTTCTGGAGACGAAGGATTATCGAGGTTTGGTAATTGGTAACGACAGTGCCAATTTCTCGGGTGGAGCTAATCTGGCTGAGATGGGAGCACTGGCAGCGGCAGGTGACTTTGAGGTAATTGGGAAATTGCTAGGGGAGTTCCAAACCACATTTCAGAGCATCTACTACGCCAGCAAGCCCATTGTGGCAGCAGTGCAAGGACGCGCCCTTGGCGGTGGGTGCGAGTTGGTGATGGCCTGTCCGCAGGTGGTGGCGGCAGCGGAAACTTACATCGGTCTGGTGGAATTGAGTGTCGGTCTCATTCCTGGTGCAGGTGGCGTGATGCGCATGGTGGCACGCGCTGCCGAACGCGCCGCTACGGATACTGCCGCCCACATTCAACCGTTCTTAAAAACAGCATTTGAAACGATCGCAATGGCGAAGGTTTCCAGCAGTGCCTCCGAAGCGCAGGCGCTGGGATTTCTCCCACCCAAAGCCAGGATTGTCATGAATGGCGATCGCCGCCTGTATGTTGCCAAGCAGGAGGTAATTAATCTAGCTCGCTCTGGCTACCTACCACCACCGGAACGCCATGCGATCGTGGTGTTGGGTCGTCCGGCTCTAGCCCAAATGGAACTGACAGCCTACACCGTCCACCAGGGTGGCGCGATTTCGGAATACGATCGCTACCTCGCAAATCGCCTCGCTTACGTGATGTCGGGCGGTAATTTATCCGCTCCCACTCCAGTTCGTGAAAACTATCTGTTGGGATTGGAGCGAGAGGTATTCGTGCCGTTACTGGGGCAACCCAAAACCCAAGAGCGGATTGCTTACCTGCTCAAGCATAAGAAGCCATTACGGAATTAA
- a CDS encoding acyl-CoA dehydrogenase, with amino-acid sequence MFVFNYFSQPAIALPIFTFLFLLCGYLGVSLWVWSLYIAAILWTTSIPLWGWGIFAVLALSFNLPFIRRVLFTAPIMRAISKLKLLPKISETERAAIDAGTVWIDGEFFSGQPNFQRIYAEPYVKNAPEIQLFLDNQVEKVCQMATDWEIYRRHDLPPEVWDYLKQERFFGMMIPREYGGLGFSHLAYSNVMAKLSSRSFIYTATVGVTNSLGPAKLLLSYGTVAQKDYYLPRLARGEEIPCFALTEPNAGSDAGSIASTGTVFQGEGGKLYLRLNWQKRYITLGAIATLLGLAFQLKDPDRLLGKGVDVGITCALIPTNTTGVAIDRRHDPMGVPFYNSPTEGHDVIVSIDQIIGGVEQAGQGWKMLMQSLAAGRGISFPATCAGVSKLVSRVTGDYARVRQQFGLAIGRFEGIEEPLTRIGGLTYPIDATRIYTCSAVDKGEQPAVISAIAKYNLTELARKVANDGMDILGGAGICRGPRNLLANIYTAMPIPITVEGANILTRTMMIFGQGIVRSHPYLYQEITALERSDEIAFDRALWSHLGWTIHNGFRAMLLDLTRGHLAASYSDIKPISHYERKLTWAAATFALLSDLALIGFGSTLKRREKITGRFADLLSWMYLSTATLRRFAAEGHQPEDLPLVDWSMQYAFFQMQQAFEGILANLSLSGLGGLLSGAIAWWWRVNPIGTMPSDRLGSEIARSMQTPGSQRDRLTEGIYIPAFSPINTESLARLERAFHLSYQSELVLQKIKAAIASGKLPNARPETLIDLALTNGAIAPEEAAIVREAELARQDAIQVDAFSAIEYQQIEQPSRGEVLAWQP; translated from the coding sequence ATGTTCGTATTCAATTACTTTAGTCAACCAGCGATCGCTCTGCCGATCTTCACCTTTCTATTCCTGCTCTGTGGCTACCTGGGCGTTTCCCTATGGGTGTGGTCGTTATATATTGCTGCAATTCTCTGGACGACCTCCATACCTCTATGGGGTTGGGGTATCTTTGCCGTTCTAGCATTGAGTTTCAACCTGCCTTTCATCCGGCGAGTGCTATTCACAGCACCGATTATGCGAGCGATCTCCAAACTCAAACTCCTGCCCAAAATCTCCGAGACAGAACGGGCGGCGATCGATGCCGGAACGGTTTGGATTGATGGCGAGTTTTTCTCAGGTCAACCCAACTTCCAACGCATCTATGCCGAACCCTATGTTAAAAACGCTCCAGAAATTCAACTCTTCCTCGATAACCAGGTTGAAAAAGTATGTCAGATGGCGACTGACTGGGAGATTTACCGCCGCCACGATCTGCCGCCAGAGGTGTGGGATTATCTCAAGCAGGAGCGCTTCTTTGGCATGATGATTCCACGGGAATATGGCGGCTTGGGATTTTCCCATCTCGCCTATAGTAACGTGATGGCGAAGTTGTCATCGCGCTCCTTTATCTACACCGCCACTGTGGGCGTAACTAACTCATTAGGGCCTGCCAAATTACTGCTAAGCTACGGTACCGTTGCTCAAAAAGACTACTACTTACCTCGCTTGGCAAGGGGAGAAGAGATTCCCTGCTTCGCGCTCACAGAACCAAATGCCGGATCGGATGCTGGCAGTATCGCTTCTACTGGTACAGTATTTCAAGGAGAAGGCGGAAAGCTTTATCTGCGGCTGAATTGGCAGAAACGTTATATTACTTTGGGGGCGATCGCCACGCTCTTGGGCTTAGCTTTCCAACTCAAAGACCCCGATCGCCTCCTGGGTAAGGGCGTAGATGTGGGCATTACCTGCGCTCTCATTCCCACAAATACAACAGGCGTGGCGATCGATCGACGACACGATCCTATGGGCGTGCCTTTCTATAACTCTCCCACCGAAGGGCACGATGTAATTGTCTCCATCGACCAGATTATCGGTGGCGTGGAACAAGCGGGACAAGGTTGGAAGATGCTGATGCAGTCGCTGGCGGCAGGGCGAGGGATTAGCTTTCCTGCCACTTGTGCCGGAGTCTCTAAACTCGTCTCCCGCGTGACAGGAGACTACGCACGAGTTAGGCAACAGTTCGGTCTTGCGATCGGTCGGTTTGAAGGGATTGAAGAACCACTAACTCGCATTGGCGGACTCACCTATCCGATCGACGCTACCCGCATCTATACCTGCTCTGCTGTAGACAAGGGCGAACAACCAGCCGTCATCTCAGCGATCGCGAAATATAACCTGACCGAACTCGCTCGCAAAGTTGCGAACGATGGCATGGATATCCTGGGCGGGGCTGGTATCTGCCGGGGGCCAAGAAATCTACTGGCAAATATTTATACGGCGATGCCCATTCCAATTACAGTGGAAGGGGCAAATATCCTCACGCGCACGATGATGATTTTTGGGCAGGGGATCGTTCGCAGCCATCCATATCTTTATCAAGAAATTACCGCCCTAGAACGCTCCGATGAGATCGCTTTCGATCGAGCGCTTTGGAGTCATCTGGGTTGGACAATTCACAATGGCTTCCGCGCGATGTTGCTCGATCTCACGCGCGGTCATCTGGCTGCTTCTTACTCTGATATCAAACCTATATCCCATTACGAACGCAAACTGACATGGGCGGCGGCTACCTTTGCTCTTCTGTCCGACCTTGCCTTAATAGGCTTTGGCAGCACCTTGAAGCGCCGCGAGAAGATAACGGGACGGTTTGCCGATCTGCTCTCCTGGATGTATTTGAGTACGGCAACCCTGCGACGGTTTGCCGCCGAAGGACACCAGCCAGAAGATCTGCCACTGGTCGATTGGTCGATGCAGTACGCATTCTTTCAGATGCAACAAGCCTTTGAAGGTATTCTCGCTAATCTATCTCTGTCTGGGTTGGGAGGATTATTATCAGGCGCGATCGCGTGGTGGTGGCGAGTAAATCCCATTGGCACAATGCCATCCGATCGGCTGGGCAGCGAAATTGCGCGTAGCATGCAAACCCCAGGATCGCAGCGAGATCGCCTCACGGAAGGTATTTACATCCCTGCCTTTTCTCCCATTAATACCGAATCGTTGGCACGTTTGGAGCGTGCTTTCCACCTTTCCTACCAAAGCGAATTAGTTTTGCAAAAGATTAAAGCCGCGATCGCATCTGGCAAGTTGCCCAATGCCAGGCCGGAGACTCTAATCGATCTGGCATTGACTAATGGCGCGATCGCACCAGAAGAAGCCGCGATCGTTCGAGAAGCAGAACTCGCTCGTCAAGATGCAATTCAGGTTGATGCCTTCAGCGCGATCGAATATCAACAGATCGAACAACCAAGTAGAGGTGAAGTCTTAGCTTGGCAGCCCTAG
- a CDS encoding thiolase family protein produces MQDVYIVSSVRTPVGKSPRGSLRHMRPDDLGAIAVKGAIAKVKGLESHRIDDIIFGCAFPEAEQGFNLGRIIAQRAGLPDSVAGCTVNRFCSSGLQSIAMAHQAIATGQADVIVAGGAESMSLIPMGGERILPNPDLLRDKPQVYASMGHTAENVAEQYQISRSDQDAWALRSHQRALTAIQQGKFNDEIIPVTVQEISYIEGKTQTIEKLFQVDEGPRSDTNLEALAKLQPVFRVGGTVTAGNTSQTSDGAAATVVMSKRTVEELGVQPLGRLLGFTVVGVPPEIMGIGPVIAVPKVLQQVGLSLEDISLIELNEAFAAQVIAVSRKLELNEEIVNVNGGAIALGHPLGCTGAKLTATLLHEMQRRGVRYGLVTMCVGGGMGAAGVFENLAI; encoded by the coding sequence ATGCAAGATGTCTATATTGTAAGTAGCGTTCGTACCCCTGTAGGTAAATCACCGCGCGGAAGTTTGCGCCACATGCGCCCAGACGATCTCGGCGCGATTGCAGTCAAAGGCGCGATCGCCAAAGTCAAAGGGTTAGAATCGCACCGGATCGACGATATCATCTTTGGCTGTGCCTTTCCCGAAGCCGAACAGGGATTTAATTTAGGGCGCATTATCGCACAGCGAGCCGGACTACCAGATTCAGTTGCCGGATGTACGGTGAATCGATTTTGTTCCTCTGGCTTGCAAAGTATCGCGATGGCACATCAAGCGATCGCGACCGGACAGGCGGATGTAATTGTCGCGGGTGGAGCAGAATCCATGAGTCTGATTCCGATGGGTGGCGAGCGCATACTACCCAACCCCGATCTTTTAAGGGATAAACCGCAGGTCTATGCTTCTATGGGGCATACTGCCGAAAATGTGGCAGAGCAGTATCAAATTTCGCGCTCCGATCAGGATGCTTGGGCATTGCGATCGCATCAAAGGGCTTTAACCGCCATCCAGCAAGGCAAATTTAATGACGAAATTATTCCCGTCACCGTGCAGGAGATATCTTATATCGAAGGTAAGACCCAAACTATAGAGAAACTATTCCAAGTAGACGAAGGGCCTCGCTCCGATACAAATTTAGAAGCGCTTGCCAAGCTACAGCCTGTATTTCGCGTCGGAGGCACTGTAACTGCGGGTAATACCTCCCAGACTTCTGATGGAGCCGCTGCCACAGTGGTGATGAGCAAGCGGACGGTCGAGGAACTTGGCGTACAACCCTTGGGGCGCTTACTGGGATTTACGGTGGTGGGCGTACCGCCAGAGATTATGGGAATCGGCCCTGTCATCGCAGTACCGAAAGTTTTGCAACAGGTGGGATTAAGTCTCGAAGATATCAGCCTAATCGAATTGAACGAAGCCTTTGCCGCACAGGTAATTGCAGTCAGTCGCAAATTAGAACTAAACGAGGAGATCGTAAACGTGAATGGCGGCGCGATCGCCCTGGGACATCCTTTAGGTTGCACGGGTGCGAAGTTAACCGCCACGTTACTGCACGAGATGCAGCGTCGTGGAGTTCGCTATGGACTGGTGACGATGTGCGTGGGCGGCGGTATGGGTGCGGCTGGCGTATTTGAGAATCTAGCGATCTAG
- a CDS encoding DUF4214 domain-containing protein, whose product MKHQMLASAAFLLVSSIPAIAAAEPITCYRDRDYIDCREFGRFRYGGNYGDPNYNRPNNNYYNDINDLYRQILGRNADRAGLDNYSRNLNSGWSLTQVRRDLAYSSESANSINRVYLQVLGRNVDPGGLETQRSFLANGGSLDQLRRNLASSDEARNRRRY is encoded by the coding sequence ATGAAACACCAGATGTTGGCTAGTGCCGCTTTTCTCCTCGTCAGCAGCATTCCAGCTATTGCCGCCGCCGAACCCATAACCTGCTACCGCGATCGCGACTACATCGATTGCCGCGAATTCGGTCGGTTCCGCTACGGAGGAAATTATGGCGATCCTAACTACAACCGCCCCAATAATAACTACTACAACGACATCAATGACCTCTATCGGCAAATTCTAGGACGCAATGCCGATCGCGCTGGTCTAGATAACTACTCGCGCAACCTGAACAGCGGTTGGAGTTTGACGCAGGTACGCCGCGATCTTGCTTACAGCAGCGAGTCTGCTAACTCTATTAACAGAGTGTACCTGCAAGTTCTGGGGCGCAATGTCGATCCTGGCGGTCTAGAAACGCAAAGATCTTTTCTGGCTAACGGCGGTTCTCTAGATCAGCTACGTCGCAATCTTGCCAGTAGTGACGAAGCTAGAAATAGAAGAAGATATTAA
- a CDS encoding alpha/beta hydrolase, whose translation MIQHWEGSFTGDRGAELYYQSWYPQAKPLATLILVHGLGSHSGTFETAIDYLVPLGYAVYGFDLRGHGRSQGQRGHINAWSEFRTDLGIFWQLVTQREPLLPHFLLGHSLGSAIALDYALHHPEGLQGVVATALPLGKVGVPPLKLAIGQLLSQVWPHFTLNTGIDRTAISRDPEVVAAADSDRLRHTRGSARLATEFLTMAEWLQTHACCLQVPLLLMHGSEDRISPLQASRVFFKQVVCADKVKYEYEGGYHDIHHDLNYQKVLADLEHWLRQHLDSSPNSCGLTASTMMEVCTKI comes from the coding sequence ATGATTCAACATTGGGAAGGGAGTTTTACGGGCGATCGCGGAGCAGAGCTTTACTATCAGTCCTGGTATCCCCAGGCAAAGCCGCTCGCAACTCTGATACTGGTGCATGGTTTGGGCAGTCATAGCGGTACGTTTGAGACGGCGATCGATTACCTCGTACCGCTTGGTTACGCGGTGTACGGGTTTGATTTGCGGGGGCATGGCAGATCGCAGGGACAGCGGGGGCATATTAATGCGTGGAGCGAGTTTCGTACGGACTTAGGTATATTCTGGCAATTAGTTACGCAACGGGAGCCTCTACTGCCGCATTTTTTACTAGGCCATAGTTTAGGATCTGCGATCGCGTTAGATTATGCCCTGCACCACCCTGAGGGCTTGCAGGGGGTAGTTGCGACCGCTTTGCCATTGGGAAAGGTGGGCGTACCGCCGCTCAAACTGGCAATTGGGCAGTTGCTCTCGCAGGTATGGCCGCATTTCACGCTGAATACTGGCATCGATCGCACGGCCATTTCCCGCGATCCGGAGGTCGTAGCGGCGGCGGACAGCGATCGGCTGCGACATACCAGGGGTAGCGCGCGTCTGGCGACGGAATTTTTGACGATGGCGGAATGGTTGCAAACCCATGCTTGCTGCCTGCAAGTACCGCTCTTGCTAATGCACGGTAGCGAAGATCGCATATCGCCACTGCAAGCAAGTCGCGTCTTCTTCAAGCAAGTAGTCTGTGCCGATAAGGTAAAGTATGAATATGAAGGGGGATATCATGACATCCATCACGATCTGAATTATCAGAAAGTGCTGGCCGATCTAGAGCATTGGCTGCGGCAACATTTAGACAGCAGTCCTAACTCATGCGGCCTGACAGCTTCAACCATGATGGAAGTCTGTACGAAGATTTAG
- a CDS encoding Rpn family recombination-promoting nuclease/putative transposase has translation MRTDTIFYQILQTLPGPLFELIGESADAARDYEFKSVEVKELSFRIDGVFIPLEGLSGGTHSIRSHPIYFVEVQFQKDDGFYWRLFGEIFIYLKQYKPAHDWRAVVVYPSRNIDLGVPMQYRALLMAGQVQQVYLDELPIDPGQSLGVKMAELVVADREAAVEQSKQLMQQMQEDSGSSNFQEKILKLIQAVIVYKLGDKSLQEIQAMFTLDDVKKTRLYQEIKQEAVKEAVKEVAAEEREKGKLEGKLEAVTRMIKLGLTVEQIAEALELDIEMVRKAAN, from the coding sequence ATGAGAACGGATACCATCTTCTATCAAATATTGCAGACACTACCTGGCCCCTTATTTGAACTGATTGGTGAATCTGCTGATGCAGCCAGAGACTATGAATTTAAGTCCGTCGAAGTCAAAGAGTTATCGTTTCGGATTGATGGTGTATTCATACCGTTAGAGGGATTGAGCGGCGGAACGCATTCGATACGAAGTCACCCAATTTATTTTGTCGAGGTGCAATTCCAAAAGGATGATGGCTTCTACTGGCGCTTGTTTGGCGAGATTTTTATTTACCTGAAGCAATACAAGCCCGCTCACGATTGGCGAGCAGTTGTAGTGTATCCCAGCCGCAATATCGATCTTGGGGTGCCGATGCAGTATCGCGCTCTGCTCATGGCGGGGCAAGTCCAACAGGTATATTTAGATGAGTTGCCCATAGATCCAGGGCAATCCTTGGGTGTCAAAATGGCGGAGTTGGTTGTGGCCGATCGCGAGGCAGCAGTTGAGCAATCAAAGCAGCTCATGCAACAGATGCAGGAGGATTCGGGCAGTTCAAATTTTCAGGAGAAGATATTAAAATTAATCCAGGCAGTCATTGTTTACAAACTAGGCGATAAAAGTCTTCAGGAGATACAGGCTATGTTTACATTAGATGATGTCAAAAAAACACGACTATATCAAGAAATTAAGCAAGAAGCTGTGAAAGAGGCTGTAAAAGAAGTTGCAGCCGAAGAACGCGAGAAAGGCAAGCTAGAAGGCAAGCTAGAAGCGGTAACTCGAATGATAAAGTTAGGTTTGACTGTGGAGCAAATTGCCGAAGCATTGGAACTGGATATTGAAATGGTACGGAAAGCAGCTAATTAG
- a CDS encoding AMP-dependent synthetase/ligase, producing MLNLNKIYRSPPNSGEIILGRTLPSLLDEACDRHPNDMAFNQWTGGTWQSLSNQDFRAKVEELALGLHDLGLKQGDRIALMMHSNANFCIADMACLLAGLIDVPIDLTQTLENITFILQHSEAEALIVSNLDLLYQVVPYLWDTPNLKHIIVAEVASDWQQTRSQLLACQTPNDDGSGSNSQVDIPATACLCIPMLLCQGRVDRVCPQLPQCVQALSMEEIQIRGESLRSQVNKQEEMRLALHAQMLATIIYIPSATGQLHGVMLTHENLSANALAAFTGMENLGSGDREIALSFLPLNHVFARSLLYGHINYGHSIYFTTANRVAKHLKEVRPTILATVPLLLEKAYSKLVEHGTGKERGHNRNLWADLVKTAFNWSLRLAKRYQLGQKPQGLYALQLGIADKLLFPHWRAIFGGRLKFLLCGGAALKAETVNQFAAAGIRILQGYGLTESGSVICVNRCEFNQAGTVGVPLAGVEMAIAPDGEILAKAPYITQGFYKNPTATRQILDRDGWLHTGDLGEFTAEGLLRITGCKKHLFKLSTGKYVTPVPLEAQLKQSDLVEQAIAVGSQRKFCAMLIFPNLKNLRDRAWKMGLEVSRSDPSGLEVSIEQLLQHPEIVALYQTLVDAANQSLPPWSTVKRFKLLHATLAAKSDIFTANLAIDRDRVNLAFANEIDDLYGESETETPKITRAIEPTNTYQTIQAPKHPTETQDSLDLSRSSRTSNPSKSANPLVATWVWLRNKKLTTEGVKHV from the coding sequence ATGTTAAATCTCAATAAGATTTACAGATCGCCTCCCAATTCAGGGGAGATAATCTTAGGAAGAACGCTACCCTCACTGCTAGATGAGGCATGCGATCGCCATCCTAATGACATGGCATTTAACCAGTGGACGGGGGGAACCTGGCAATCTCTATCCAATCAGGATTTTCGCGCTAAGGTAGAAGAGCTTGCCTTAGGATTGCACGATCTGGGATTAAAACAAGGCGATCGCATTGCTTTAATGATGCATAGTAATGCGAACTTCTGCATCGCTGACATGGCTTGCCTGCTAGCAGGTTTAATAGATGTCCCCATCGACTTAACTCAGACGCTAGAAAATATAACATTTATTTTGCAGCATTCCGAAGCAGAAGCACTGATTGTCTCCAATCTCGATCTGCTCTATCAGGTAGTACCGTATCTATGGGATACTCCCAACCTCAAGCATATTATCGTAGCTGAGGTCGCATCGGACTGGCAACAAACGCGATCGCAACTGCTTGCCTGTCAAACCCCAAATGATGATGGATCGGGATCGAATAGCCAGGTAGATATTCCTGCTACCGCTTGTCTCTGCATTCCCATGCTGCTGTGTCAAGGTCGAGTAGATCGGGTTTGTCCCCAGTTACCTCAATGCGTACAGGCTCTTTCAATGGAGGAGATCCAGATTAGAGGAGAATCTCTGCGATCGCAAGTAAACAAGCAAGAGGAAATGCGTTTAGCGTTGCACGCTCAGATGCTCGCTACAATTATTTACATTCCCAGTGCTACTGGGCAGTTGCACGGTGTAATGCTGACCCATGAAAATCTCTCTGCCAACGCTCTAGCTGCATTTACGGGGATGGAGAATTTGGGATCTGGCGATCGCGAGATCGCGCTCTCTTTCCTGCCCCTCAACCATGTCTTTGCCAGATCTTTACTCTACGGCCATATTAACTACGGACATAGTATCTATTTCACTACTGCTAACCGCGTCGCCAAACATCTAAAGGAAGTTAGACCCACTATTCTGGCAACTGTGCCGCTGCTGTTAGAGAAAGCTTACAGCAAGCTGGTCGAACATGGTACGGGCAAAGAGCGCGGGCATAATCGAAACCTATGGGCGGACTTGGTCAAGACTGCCTTTAACTGGTCGCTGCGCCTTGCCAAGCGATACCAGTTGGGGCAAAAGCCGCAAGGTCTGTACGCTCTGCAACTGGGAATTGCCGATAAACTTCTATTTCCGCACTGGCGAGCTATTTTTGGCGGCAGGCTGAAGTTCTTGCTCTGTGGTGGTGCGGCGCTCAAAGCCGAGACTGTCAACCAATTTGCAGCGGCGGGAATTAGAATTTTGCAGGGATATGGCTTAACCGAGAGCGGTTCGGTGATTTGCGTCAATCGTTGCGAATTCAATCAGGCAGGCACTGTGGGAGTTCCACTTGCAGGCGTGGAGATGGCGATCGCACCCGATGGCGAAATCTTAGCAAAAGCCCCTTACATTACACAGGGTTTTTACAAAAATCCCACTGCCACGCGGCAAATTCTCGATCGCGACGGCTGGCTGCACACTGGCGATCTGGGCGAGTTCACCGCCGAGGGGCTGCTGCGAATTACGGGCTGCAAAAAGCACCTGTTTAAACTGTCAACGGGTAAATACGTTACGCCGGTACCATTGGAGGCGCAGTTAAAACAATCCGATCTGGTAGAGCAGGCGATCGCGGTCGGTTCCCAACGCAAGTTTTGCGCGATGTTAATTTTCCCCAATCTCAAAAATTTACGCGATCGCGCCTGGAAAATGGGATTGGAGGTATCCAGATCGGATCCATCTGGGTTGGAGGTATCCATCGAGCAACTGCTTCAACATCCTGAGATCGTCGCTCTATATCAAACCCTGGTGGATGCCGCAAATCAGTCATTACCACCCTGGTCAACCGTGAAGCGCTTCAAACTTCTCCATGCTACCCTTGCTGCTAAAAGCGATATATTTACGGCAAACTTAGCAATCGATCGCGATCGCGTAAACCTGGCTTTTGCAAATGAAATAGACGATCTCTATGGCGAGAGCGAGACAGAAACACCAAAAATAACCAGGGCGATCGAGCCAACGAATACTTATCAAACCATACAAGCACCAAAACATCCAACTGAGACACAAGACAGCCTCGATCTGTCCCGTTCATCTCGTACATCCAATCCATCAAAGTCAGCCAATCCATTAGTAGCAACCTGGGTGTGGCTCAGGAACAAAAAACTTACAACGGAGGGAGTCAAACATGTTTAA